Within the Enterobacter roggenkampii genome, the region CGAAGCCGCCACCCGGCAAAAGACATTACTGCGGGAACCACTGCTCGCTGATTTTCTGGTACGTTCCGTCCGCTTTAATCGCCTTAAGCGCGCCGTTCAGTTTTTCCAGCAGGGCTTTATTATCCGGACGTACCGCGATGCCGAGGCCCGTGCCGAAGTACTGCGGATCGGTCACTTTTTCCGTTGCGGTGCCCAGCTGCGGGTTGGTTTTCAGCCATTCGTTCACCACGGCGGTATCGCCGAAGACGCCGTCGATACGGCCATTTTTCAGGTCAATAATCGCGTTCTGGTAGCTGTCATAGGCCACGGTCTTCACTTCCGGATGTTTGTCCTGCAGGTACTTCTGATGGGTGGTGCCGTTTTCCATCCCGATGCGTTTGCCTTTCAGCTGATCGA harbors:
- the artJ gene encoding arginine ABC transporter substrate-binding protein ArtJ, whose amino-acid sequence is MKKLVLAALLATFAAGASAADKINFGVSATYPPFESLDASNQIVGFDIDLAKALCKQMQADCTFTNHAFDSLIPSLKFKKYDAVISGMDITPERSKQVAFTDPYYANSAVVIAKKGAYTSFDQLKGKRIGMENGTTHQKYLQDKHPEVKTVAYDSYQNAIIDLKNGRIDGVFGDTAVVNEWLKTNPQLGTATEKVTDPQYFGTGLGIAVRPDNKALLEKLNGALKAIKADGTYQKISEQWFPQ